One region of Anoplopoma fimbria isolate UVic2021 breed Golden Eagle Sablefish chromosome 10, Afim_UVic_2022, whole genome shotgun sequence genomic DNA includes:
- the slc44a4 gene encoding choline transporter-like protein 4 has protein sequence MGKKQETTPGSEYGEPAQFDPTFNGSMKKRGCTDIICCVLFMAVVLGYIAVGILAWFFGDPRHVLYPRNSTGWFCGIGPNKGRPNLFYFDILKCATSVNVMATALNGFQCPTTQVCVENCPSQFWAVGIQSYFPNVKPADVFNQSLCVPSIDLANTDVTVKDIVDNELCPFFYVPTTSVLGRCLPDISALGTIPSEFSQIPGLPSSVNDTVSIIKNGTGDIVNGFNAREIGVRIFEDFASSWPWILLCLLIAMVVSMLFLLLLRFTAPVMVWVLIIGVLGAGAYGIWHCYWEYDNYKQASATITDIGFTTNFNVYLQVQETWLAFLIIISVAEGIILLTIIFLRTRILIAIALIQESSKAISHMMSSLLYPLVTFVLLLVCVAYWGATALYLATSGGPIYKVVALNSTINDCESINGTVNCDPQNFNSSDYPDCPSARCIFIKYNDEGLFQRNLFNLQIYNAVAFLWCVNFVIALGQCTLAGAFASYYWAFTKPDNIPMFPLTASFIRSLRYHVGSLAFGALILTLVQIARMILEYIDHKTRSAQNPCARFILCCMKCCLWCLEKFIKFLNRNAYIMIAIYGKNFCVSAKNAFMLLMRNVVRVVVLDKVTDLLLFFGKLLVVAGVGVLSFFLFSGRILLPGNTFRSETLNYYWMPIITVVFGSYLIAHGFFSVYNMCVDTLFLCFLEDLERNDGSLQKPYFMSKNLMKILNKSNKVPKKVKGKD, from the exons GAGAACCTGCTCAGTTTGACCCAACATTCAATGGATCCATGAAGAAAAG aGGGTGCACTGACATAATCTGCTGTGTCCTGTTTATGGCAGTCGTCCTCGGCTACATAGCAGTTGGGATTTTAG CTTGGTTCTTTGGAGATCCAAGACATGTTCTTTATCCGAGAAACTCAACTGGATGGTTCTGTGGCATTGGACCAAATAA AGGCCGACCTAACCTGTTCTACTTTGACATTCTCAAATGTGCCACATCTGTTAACGTTATGGCAACTGCTCTGAATGGTTTTCAGTGTCCAACAACACAG GTGTGTGTGGAAAACTGTCCCTCTCAGTTTTGGGCTGTGGGAATACAGTCATATTTTCCCAACGTAAAGCCAGCGGACGTTTTCAATCAAAGCCTCTGTGTGCCATCCATAGACCTGGCAAATACTGATGTG actgtTAAAGACATTGTAGACAACGAGCTGTGTCCTTTCTTCTACGTGCCTACGACCTCTG TTCTGGGTAGATGTTTGCCCGACATCTCTGCCCTGGGGACGATCCCTTCAGAATTTTCCCAAATTCCCGGATTACCATCCTCAGTCAACGACACAGTCAGCATAATCAAGAACGGCACTGG GGACATTGTGAATGGCTTCAATGCCAGGGAGATTGGCGTCCGCATCTTTGAGGATTTTGCGTCGTCATGGCCGTGGATCCTCCT TTGTCTGCTAATAGCCATGGTGGTCAGTATGCTGTTCCTGTTGCTGTTGAGATTCACAGCTCCAGTGATGGTGTGGGTGCTCATCATAGGAGTCCTGGGTGCTGGGGCATATG GTATATGGCACTGCTACTGGGAATATGATAACTACAAGCAAGCCTCTGCTACCATCACTGACATTGGTTTCACCACCAACTTCAACGTTTACCTGCAAGTCCAAGAGACATGGCTGGCCTTCT TGATAATCATATCTGTGGCGGAGGGGATCATTCTCCTGACCATTATCTTCTTGCGGACAAGAATCCTCATAGCCATCGCCCTTATTCAGGAGTCCAGCAA GGCGATCAGTCACATGATGTCCTCTCTGCTGTACCCTTTGGTCACCTTTGTCCTCCTGCTGGTGTGTGTCGCTTACTGGGGCGCCACTGCTTT ATATTTGGCCACTTCAGGAGGCCCAATCTACAAAGTGGTGGCTCTAAACTCCACTATTAATGACTGTGAGAGCATCAATGGCACTGTGAACTGTGACCCTCAG aACTTCAACTCGTCCGACTACCCAGACTGCCCCTCGGCCAGATGCATCTTCATCAAATACAACGACGAGGGTCTCTTCCAGAGGAACCTCTTCAACCTGCAGATCTACAACGCGGTGGCTTTCCTCTGGTGTGTCAACTTCGTCATCGCCTTGGGGCAGTGCACGCTGGCGGGGGCCTTTGCCTCCTACTACTGGGCCTTCACCAAACCAGATAACATCCCCATGTTTCCCCTTACTGCTAGCTTTATACGCTCACTCAG GTACCATGTGGGCTCCTTGGCATTTGGTGCTTTGATCCTGACCCTGGTGCAGATAGCCAGGATGATTCTGGAGTACATTGACCACAAAACAAGAT CGGCGCAGAATCCATGTGCACGTTTCATATTGTGCTGCATGAAGTGCTGCCTCTGGTGTCTGGAGAAGTTCATCAAATTCCTCAACAGGAATGCGTACATCATG ATTGCAATTTACGGGAAAAACTTCTGCGTCTCAGCCAAAAATGCTTTCATGCTCCTCATGAGAAATGTAGTGAG GGTCGTGGTGCTTGATAAAGTGACAGACCTGCTGTTGTTCTTTGGGAAGCTCCTGGTGGTTGCAGGAGTGG GTGTATtgtccttcttcctcttctctggtCGGATATTGCTACCAGGCAACACCTTCCGCTCTGAAACCCTCAACTACTACTGGATGCCAATTATC acGGTGGTGTTTGGTAGCTACCTCATAGCTCATGGATTCTTCAGTGTGTACAACATGTGTGTCGATACACTCTTCCTCTGCTTCT TGGAGGACTTGGAGCGTAACGATGGATCTCTGCAGAAGCCCTACTTTATGTCCAAAAACCTCATGAAGATCCTCAACAAATCCAACAAAGTACCAAAAAAGGTTAAAGGGAAAGACTGA